Proteins encoded within one genomic window of Candidatus Zixiibacteriota bacterium:
- a CDS encoding alginate export family protein, translated as MPVRRPYDLLAAIALAATIFGIARPVPAEDIRWEFSAQVRPRLEIRDGYRRPLMRDEGPVLLLSQRTRLGIRCIVNPQVTAFVQFQDARTWGDEGSQAWGTRSSVALLDTYRAFIELRWRHWSLRCGRQELTCEEERIMGSSDWLQQARAHDAICLQWQRGHWTGQTAWAHNESGQPLTSDYSIYIENGNWDYKSLAMWWISHQTRRWKESFFLLYDHDWEMRDMLGYTSRFSFGPRFESALERFGLRLEAHWQLGRLKRSTWYYPGPSIADTLDVNAFMVASSVTYDLGAVKLGLWYDYLSGNRSDSSAYRAFDAPYPSNHEFYGWADYFEDIPNDTRQRGLQDLALKITIRNIGPVSGQCDLHYFWFAQPDEKRDKALGMEIDIGATFPLMKSVALSAGYAHVVPTEALKREGRRDRGELVLFDA; from the coding sequence ATGCCTGTGCGTCGGCCATACGATCTTCTCGCTGCAATTGCCCTCGCGGCGACCATCTTCGGAATTGCCAGACCCGTTCCGGCCGAGGACATACGTTGGGAGTTCAGTGCCCAAGTCCGTCCGCGGCTGGAGATTCGCGATGGCTATCGACGGCCGCTGATGAGGGATGAGGGCCCAGTGCTCCTTCTTTCGCAACGCACCCGGCTTGGGATCCGTTGCATAGTCAATCCCCAAGTGACCGCATTTGTTCAGTTCCAGGATGCCCGCACGTGGGGAGATGAAGGGAGTCAAGCGTGGGGAACTCGCTCGTCAGTAGCCCTCTTGGATACGTACCGCGCTTTCATTGAGTTGAGATGGAGACACTGGTCTCTCCGGTGCGGTAGGCAGGAGCTCACGTGCGAGGAAGAGCGCATCATGGGTAGCTCGGATTGGCTGCAGCAGGCCAGGGCTCATGATGCCATATGTCTGCAATGGCAGAGGGGACATTGGACGGGTCAGACCGCGTGGGCGCACAATGAGTCGGGCCAGCCGTTGACATCAGATTACAGCATCTACATTGAGAACGGCAATTGGGACTACAAGAGTCTGGCGATGTGGTGGATTTCACATCAGACAAGAAGATGGAAAGAGAGCTTCTTCCTCCTGTACGACCACGATTGGGAAATGCGGGACATGTTGGGATACACGTCGCGGTTCTCTTTCGGTCCGCGTTTTGAATCTGCGCTTGAGAGATTCGGGCTCCGGCTAGAAGCTCATTGGCAACTGGGGCGCCTGAAAAGGAGCACATGGTACTACCCGGGTCCTTCGATCGCCGATACCCTCGATGTCAACGCCTTCATGGTTGCCTCATCTGTCACTTACGACTTGGGCGCAGTCAAGCTCGGGCTGTGGTACGACTATCTCTCGGGCAACCGTTCTGACTCCTCTGCCTACAGAGCATTCGATGCACCGTATCCGTCCAATCACGAGTTCTACGGCTGGGCCGACTATTTTGAGGACATCCCGAACGACACCAGGCAACGCGGCCTCCAGGATTTGGCACTCAAGATAACCATCAGAAACATCGGCCCGGTGTCCGGGCAATGCGATCTGCACTATTTCTGGTTTGCGCAGCCGGATGAGAAACGCGACAAGGCGTTGGGGATGGAAATCGACATCGGAGCAACATTTCCGCTGATGAAGAGCGTCGCCTTGTCGGCCGGTTACGCGCATGTGGTGCCGACCGAGGCGCTCAAGCGTGAAGGGCGGCGAGACCGCGGGGAATTGGTTCTATTCGATGCTTGA
- a CDS encoding class I SAM-dependent rRNA methyltransferase: protein MLPRIILKPGKDKAARHRHPWVFSGAIARIDGDVRPGSGEIVRVMTADGAFLAHGYYNPRSQIAIRLLEWNEAVSVDESWWRGRLRDAIAARRDLFADPQTNAFRLVHAEADGLPALIVDKYGDCLVIQSQAAGIDAVKAVLVDELNAQLHPGGIIERSEGSARELEGLAEARGVVSGSVPPTVEIVENGHRFVVDLNEGQKTGFYLDQRANRALVATHARDREVLDCFAYTGGFTVYALASGARAVTCVDSSAPALALLAQNVALNDIAVDRVSTIEGNAFEVLRKFRDQGRSFDMVILDPPKLAANRSQLEKALRAYKDLNLLAMKLLRPGGILATFSCSGAVSVAAFQEMIAWAATDAARSVQILRRLSQAADHPILVSFPESEYLKGLLCRAV from the coding sequence ATGCTACCGCGCATCATCCTCAAACCCGGCAAAGACAAGGCCGCACGCCATCGGCACCCCTGGGTCTTTTCCGGTGCCATTGCGCGGATCGACGGCGATGTCAGGCCAGGCTCGGGGGAAATTGTCCGGGTCATGACAGCCGATGGGGCGTTCCTTGCCCACGGATATTACAATCCCCGTTCCCAGATTGCGATCCGTCTTCTGGAATGGAATGAGGCGGTTTCGGTCGATGAGTCATGGTGGCGTGGGAGACTGAGGGATGCGATCGCCGCCCGGCGCGATCTCTTCGCCGATCCACAGACCAACGCCTTCCGTTTGGTCCATGCCGAGGCCGATGGCCTACCCGCATTGATCGTCGACAAGTATGGCGACTGCCTCGTGATCCAATCGCAGGCCGCCGGGATCGATGCGGTGAAAGCGGTTCTCGTCGACGAGCTGAACGCGCAACTGCATCCGGGAGGGATCATCGAACGCAGTGAGGGCTCGGCACGTGAATTGGAGGGATTGGCTGAGGCGCGCGGCGTTGTGTCGGGTTCCGTGCCGCCGACTGTGGAGATCGTCGAGAACGGGCATCGCTTCGTCGTCGATCTGAATGAAGGGCAGAAGACCGGATTCTATCTCGATCAGCGGGCCAACCGCGCGCTCGTCGCAACGCATGCCCGTGATCGCGAAGTCCTCGATTGTTTCGCGTACACAGGTGGTTTCACGGTGTATGCATTGGCATCCGGGGCGCGTGCGGTGACCTGTGTCGATTCATCGGCGCCGGCGCTGGCGCTGCTTGCGCAGAATGTGGCGCTCAATGACATCGCCGTCGACCGCGTGTCGACCATCGAGGGGAATGCCTTCGAGGTTCTCCGCAAGTTCCGCGATCAGGGGCGGTCGTTCGACATGGTGATTCTCGATCCGCCCAAGCTGGCGGCCAATCGATCCCAGTTGGAGAAGGCACTGCGCGCCTACAAGGACCTGAATCTCTTGGCGATGAAGCTGCTGCGTCCCGGTGGCATCCTCGCCACCTTCTCCTGCTCGGGCGCGGTGAGTGTCGCCGCCTTCCAGGAAATGATCGCCTGGGCGGCAACCGATGCCGCCCGCAGCGTGCAAATCCTCCGTCGCCTTTCGCAAGCCGCCGATCATCCGATCCTCGTCTCATTCCCCGAGTCGGAGTATCTGAAGGGGCTGTTGTGTCGGGCGGTGTGA
- a CDS encoding transposase — protein sequence MRRHAYNDPGHAHFLTFSCHRNQQLLTNDTVRHFLVETLDAAREIEQFDLWAYVFMPDHVHLLLHPRRAEHSIPSILRRIKEPSTRRVVTLWRETAPKKLDLLKASFGNREVHRFWQAGGGFDRNLTDMGAVRRAVEYIEYNPVRRGYVKEPGEWTWSSARARQGDKHAPLHVDSLESAFSGTGSDLRIP from the coding sequence ATGCGCCGCCATGCCTACAACGATCCCGGCCACGCGCATTTCCTCACATTCTCCTGTCACCGCAATCAGCAACTCCTCACCAACGACACTGTGCGGCACTTCCTGGTCGAGACTCTTGACGCCGCCCGGGAGATAGAGCAATTCGACCTCTGGGCGTACGTGTTCATGCCGGATCATGTGCACCTGCTGCTTCATCCGAGGCGGGCGGAACACTCGATTCCCAGCATTCTCCGACGCATCAAGGAACCCTCCACCCGCCGTGTTGTGACCCTCTGGCGCGAGACTGCTCCGAAGAAACTCGATCTTCTGAAGGCGTCCTTCGGCAACCGCGAGGTTCATCGCTTCTGGCAGGCAGGAGGCGGATTCGATCGCAATCTGACCGACATGGGCGCGGTTCGTCGCGCTGTCGAATACATCGAGTACAATCCTGTCCGCCGCGGGTACGTTAAGGAACCGGGAGAGTGGACATGGTCAAGCGCTCGCGCGCGTCAGGGGGACAAGCACGCGCCGTTGCATGTGGACTCACTTGAGTCAGCGTTCTCGGGAACGGGCAGCGACCTTCGTATACCCTGA
- a CDS encoding PhoH family protein, whose translation MTDRRSQRIISIEGTDPRVLFGRHSVYLSLMEARLGVSLTARGDEVIAVGEPEKLDIVARLFADLLAHIDKTGELSERYLHYAITVVMEGGEGPAAQLEAAGGTNGSRQRIAPKTLGQKEYLDSIENYDITICIGPAGTGKTYLAVAMAVAEWKAKLVSRIILARPAVEAGESLGFLPGDIRAKVDPYLRPVYDALYDMMPMEKMHRLMENGTIEIVPLAFMRGRTLNNAFVILDEAQNTTVGQMKMFLTRLGERSKAVVTGDVTQIDLVKPASSGLLLAEKILRGIKGIGFVQLTERDVVRHKLVAAIIRAFEAHEQNDKRADAGNSGARA comes from the coding sequence ATGACTGACCGGCGCAGCCAGAGAATCATATCGATCGAGGGGACCGATCCGCGGGTGCTCTTTGGGCGGCACAGCGTCTACCTGAGTTTGATGGAGGCGCGGCTGGGGGTGTCGCTCACGGCGCGCGGTGATGAGGTGATTGCGGTCGGCGAGCCGGAGAAGTTGGATATCGTGGCGCGTCTCTTTGCCGACCTGTTGGCGCATATCGACAAGACTGGGGAACTTTCGGAGCGTTACCTGCATTATGCCATCACCGTGGTCATGGAAGGCGGCGAGGGCCCAGCGGCGCAGTTGGAGGCCGCGGGTGGCACCAATGGCTCGAGGCAGCGCATTGCCCCCAAGACGCTGGGACAAAAGGAGTATCTCGATTCCATTGAGAACTACGACATCACGATCTGCATCGGCCCCGCCGGGACTGGGAAGACCTACCTGGCGGTGGCGATGGCGGTCGCCGAATGGAAGGCGAAGCTGGTCAGCCGGATCATCCTGGCCCGTCCGGCGGTCGAGGCGGGGGAGTCGCTCGGATTTCTCCCCGGCGATATCCGTGCCAAGGTCGATCCGTATTTGCGCCCGGTGTACGATGCGCTCTATGACATGATGCCGATGGAGAAGATGCACCGGCTGATGGAAAACGGGACGATCGAGATTGTGCCGTTGGCGTTCATGCGCGGACGGACCTTGAACAACGCCTTTGTGATTCTCGATGAGGCGCAAAACACCACGGTCGGCCAGATGAAGATGTTTCTCACGCGTCTCGGCGAGCGTTCCAAAGCGGTGGTGACCGGCGATGTCACGCAGATCGACCTGGTCAAGCCGGCGTCGTCGGGATTGCTTCTGGCGGAGAAGATCCTGCGCGGGATCAAAGGAATCGGCTTTGTGCAGTTGACCGAGCGCGACGTCGTGCGGCACAAACTGGTCGCCGCGATCATCCGGGCGTTTGAGGCGCATGAACAGAACGACAAGCGGGCGGATGCGGGGAATAGCGGGGCGAGAGCGTAG
- a CDS encoding HDIG domain-containing metalloprotein yields MFQLLLKVKRSLAAKSRARLERWSKSRRYRRVQTAFHVFLALVIVALSIVLFPRQELYYSPDFPREGDIAAADIIAPFDFPVLKTPEELDAEARQVERATPPVLAYDLAIADSVERTIGFLFDRAERVAAAPISAKLRLERLEQEFPWLDLDGLIAPRIGGGWLALRFAVQDVIRREYSAGLFPDRHFLPTSESPFVLVRRPGAGDLPLQREQILDVDAARSRLDAELAEVPGVDSLERAGLVHVIGTMLAPNLTYDHETTEQRRQARLAEIRPYKVRIFRGERIVAKDERVSAVHAERLAALARVRAESQEYGNPLLRWIPIVARAVLAGFCVSGMWAYFRYFRRAYLRRTAVILLLAVVWTIVLIPTRFAHSAGWPAMYLIPIPLAAILVTVLVDLTTGLIATVFLSLLIGIVTGFDYTVLLVGLSAGLVSAVSLRVVRRRYDFYRPALYGSLVYLLAIVLLESLRGTESHRMLAAAGYGLVNAIGGAVLAVGVLPVFESLFGFTTDLTLLELSNLNHPLLKRLSLEAPGTYHHSLVIGNLAEGAAEAIGANPLLARVGAYFHDIGKMEKPEYFVENMRHIKSKHDKLSPTMSALILESHVKGGRELALEYNLPDPVIDFIEQHHGTTTMQFFYHKAQQQSPDEPVPEEEFRYPGPKPQTRETAIVMLADSTEAVTRTLDDPKPGRLQSAIKKVIADKFLAGQLEECNLTLRDIHKIEESFQKTLLGVFHQRIDYPSAVTREEEEDTVPTPNGGLANGAKGARGRRASRPPV; encoded by the coding sequence ATGTTCCAACTCCTGCTGAAGGTCAAACGGTCGCTGGCCGCCAAGTCGCGGGCGCGGCTGGAGCGTTGGTCGAAATCGCGGCGCTATCGCCGGGTGCAGACCGCGTTCCATGTCTTTCTGGCGCTCGTGATTGTCGCGCTGTCGATCGTGTTGTTCCCCCGGCAGGAGTTGTACTATTCGCCCGATTTCCCGCGGGAAGGCGACATCGCCGCGGCTGACATTATCGCGCCCTTCGATTTCCCGGTGCTGAAGACTCCGGAGGAGCTCGACGCCGAGGCGCGTCAGGTGGAACGCGCCACGCCGCCGGTCTTGGCATACGATCTGGCGATTGCCGACTCGGTGGAGCGGACGATCGGTTTTCTCTTTGATCGGGCCGAGCGTGTGGCGGCGGCGCCGATCTCCGCCAAGCTGCGTCTGGAGCGGCTGGAGCAGGAGTTTCCCTGGCTGGACTTGGACGGCCTGATCGCGCCGCGCATCGGAGGTGGGTGGCTGGCCCTGCGTTTTGCGGTGCAAGATGTCATCCGGCGCGAATATTCCGCCGGGCTCTTTCCGGACCGGCATTTCCTCCCCACCTCCGAGAGTCCCTTTGTGCTGGTGCGCCGTCCTGGCGCCGGCGATCTGCCGCTCCAACGCGAGCAGATTCTCGATGTCGACGCGGCCCGCAGCCGTCTCGATGCCGAGTTGGCCGAAGTGCCCGGTGTCGATTCGCTCGAACGGGCCGGGCTGGTGCACGTGATCGGCACCATGCTGGCGCCGAACTTGACCTATGATCATGAGACCACGGAGCAGCGACGGCAGGCGCGTCTGGCGGAGATTCGCCCCTACAAAGTGCGCATCTTTCGCGGCGAGCGGATCGTGGCGAAGGACGAGCGGGTCTCCGCGGTGCATGCGGAACGTCTGGCGGCGCTGGCACGCGTGCGGGCCGAATCGCAGGAGTACGGCAATCCACTCCTGCGCTGGATTCCCATCGTCGCGCGGGCGGTTCTGGCCGGATTCTGTGTCTCCGGCATGTGGGCCTACTTCCGCTATTTTCGGCGCGCCTACCTGAGGCGCACCGCCGTCATCCTGCTTTTGGCTGTTGTCTGGACCATCGTTCTGATCCCGACGCGTTTCGCGCACAGCGCCGGTTGGCCGGCGATGTATCTGATTCCCATCCCGTTGGCGGCGATTCTGGTCACGGTCCTGGTCGATCTGACGACCGGTCTGATCGCGACGGTCTTCCTGTCGTTGCTGATCGGAATCGTCACCGGATTCGACTACACCGTCCTCTTGGTCGGGCTCTCCGCCGGTCTGGTATCGGCGGTCAGTCTTCGTGTGGTGCGTCGACGGTATGATTTCTATCGTCCCGCGCTGTACGGGTCGCTGGTCTATCTGCTGGCGATCGTGTTGTTGGAATCGCTGCGCGGCACGGAATCGCACCGGATGTTGGCGGCGGCGGGGTATGGGCTGGTCAATGCCATCGGCGGCGCGGTGCTGGCGGTCGGCGTGCTCCCGGTGTTCGAGTCGCTGTTCGGTTTCACGACCGATCTGACGCTTCTGGAACTGTCGAACCTCAACCATCCGCTGTTGAAGCGACTGTCGCTGGAGGCGCCCGGGACCTATCATCACTCGCTCGTGATCGGCAATCTGGCCGAGGGGGCGGCGGAGGCGATCGGCGCCAATCCACTCCTGGCGCGGGTCGGCGCCTACTTCCACGACATCGGCAAGATGGAGAAGCCGGAGTACTTCGTGGAAAACATGCGTCACATCAAGAGCAAGCACGACAAGCTTTCGCCGACGATGAGCGCGCTTATACTCGAATCGCACGTCAAGGGGGGCCGGGAACTGGCGCTGGAGTACAACCTCCCCGACCCGGTGATCGACTTCATCGAACAGCATCACGGCACGACGACGATGCAGTTCTTCTATCACAAGGCGCAGCAGCAGAGTCCCGATGAGCCGGTGCCTGAGGAGGAGTTCCGCTACCCCGGTCCGAAGCCGCAGACGCGGGAGACCGCCATCGTGATGCTGGCCGACTCGACCGAGGCGGTCACGCGGACTTTGGACGATCCCAAACCGGGACGGTTGCAGAGCGCCATCAAGAAGGTGATCGCGGACAAGTTCCTCGCCGGTCAACTGGAAGAATGCAACCTCACACTGCGCGACATCCACAAGATCGAAGAGAGTTTTCAGAAAACCCTCCTGGGTGTCTTCCACCAGCGGATCGACTATCCGTCCGCCGTCACGCGCGAAGAGGAAGAGGATACGGTACCGACTCCCAACGGCGGCTTGGCGAACGGTGCCAAGGGGGCGCGGGGGCGCAGGGCATCGCGTCCGCCCGTGTAG
- the ybeY gene encoding rRNA maturation RNase YbeY produces MSRVRLPARDIVRALNRIGRREAHRGAVHVIVVDDPHMHALNRRFRRRDRPTDVLAFPLADGMGAIDGGPWGEIYCNYDHARRWRSEHGGTVAAELIRLAVHGYLHLLGYDHHTVGQRRRMIAAENRCLAAAGLVDLRGRRVSAQPSRRGGRAGRD; encoded by the coding sequence GTGAGCCGGGTACGTCTCCCCGCCAGGGACATCGTGCGCGCCCTGAATCGTATCGGACGCCGTGAGGCGCACCGCGGCGCAGTGCACGTCATCGTCGTCGACGATCCGCACATGCACGCGCTGAACCGACGGTTCCGGCGGCGTGACCGCCCGACCGACGTGCTGGCGTTTCCGTTGGCCGACGGGATGGGGGCAATCGACGGCGGTCCGTGGGGCGAAATATACTGCAACTACGATCATGCCCGTCGCTGGCGATCGGAGCACGGCGGCACGGTGGCCGCGGAGCTCATCCGGCTGGCGGTGCACGGATACCTGCACCTGCTTGGGTACGATCATCACACCGTCGGCCAGCGGCGACGGATGATCGCCGCCGAGAATCGCTGCCTGGCGGCGGCCGGGCTGGTCGACCTCCGTGGGCGCCGGGTGTCGGCACAGCCATCGCGACGGGGAGGAAGAGCCGGCCGTGACTGA